Proteins encoded together in one uncultured Sphaerochaeta sp. window:
- a CDS encoding cobalamin-dependent protein (Presence of a B(12) (cobalamin)-binding domain implies dependence on cobalamin itself, in one of its several forms, or in some unusual lineages, dependence on a cobalamin-like analog.) encodes MSLLLPDIDPRRISLAQKIFDQQFEQDPRLEQEMDDRRKRLMFQDILYNFDFLSTAVQIGDEKLFTNYAVWLYELLCNLMKDIDRDRIKDQMVHHYEILKTFSDKLFEEETMIASAKTILDAAIDATELAMDNYQVSEAFLEGQNLPIRRAYLNALLRSETQKAIQIIEDARKDGLSLEEIYEDVIRLSMQEVGELWYQNKITVDKEHYATSTTQMILARFYPYIFNQRPVDKKILTCCIGSELHEMGGRMVADLFEYHGWESVYLGAAVPIPSLVSAVAEHQPDLVALSVTMPQHLQTCYLAVKTLKEKYPSLLVAVGGRAFKTSGGMYKTWPIDVYTDLATELVLWADKVAAKS; translated from the coding sequence ATGAGTTTATTGCTACCGGACATAGACCCAAGACGTATCAGTCTCGCGCAAAAGATCTTTGACCAACAGTTCGAGCAGGACCCAAGACTTGAACAGGAGATGGATGATCGGCGGAAACGTCTCATGTTCCAGGACATACTCTACAACTTCGACTTCCTTTCAACTGCAGTGCAAATTGGAGATGAGAAACTCTTCACGAACTATGCAGTCTGGCTCTATGAGTTGCTCTGCAACCTGATGAAAGATATTGACCGTGATCGTATCAAGGACCAGATGGTGCATCACTACGAGATACTGAAGACCTTCAGTGATAAGCTCTTTGAAGAAGAGACAATGATTGCTTCAGCAAAAACAATCCTCGATGCAGCTATTGATGCAACAGAACTGGCAATGGACAACTACCAGGTATCTGAAGCCTTTCTCGAAGGTCAAAATCTTCCCATTCGACGAGCCTATCTTAACGCACTTCTCAGGAGTGAAACCCAGAAGGCAATCCAAATCATTGAAGATGCAAGAAAAGATGGACTAAGTCTGGAAGAGATCTATGAAGATGTTATTCGTCTCAGCATGCAGGAAGTCGGGGAACTCTGGTACCAGAACAAGATAACCGTGGATAAGGAACATTACGCTACCTCCACCACCCAGATGATTCTCGCTCGCTTCTATCCATACATTTTCAACCAGAGACCAGTAGACAAGAAAATCCTTACCTGTTGCATTGGCAGCGAGCTTCATGAGATGGGAGGAAGAATGGTAGCCGACCTTTTTGAATATCATGGATGGGAAAGCGTCTACCTTGGGGCAGCGGTCCCTATTCCTTCTTTAGTAAGCGCAGTGGCAGAGCATCAACCCGATCTGGTTGCACTCTCGGTCACCATGCCCCAACACCTCCAAACCTGTTATCTAGCGGTAAAGACATTAAAAGAGAAATACCCTTCCCTACTCGTTGCAGTTGGGGGAAGAGCATTCAAAACGAGTGGGGGCATGTATAAGACATGGCCCATCGATGTGTATACAGACTTAGCAACAGAGTTGGTCCTTTGGGCTGATAAGGTGGCTGCCAAATCATGA
- a CDS encoding sigma 54-interacting transcriptional regulator, with protein sequence MFTIEFIAPYKHLVSAVEEAFSEHPKRNEIKHVVNFKGVPEIRRSRLVGDIFIARGLTASYLHQLWKDATVIEVPMSGYDILRAMNEGVKKFDSKRIALIATTNAVYGVANFSTSFLPPVMTYEIGPLDDVKPQIEQAIADGADLIIGGNSVYLTAKSMGMPAQRIEVGKESVRQAIDEAWRIWHSNIEERVRVQRLNALVANVHEGIITVDQNKRITVCNQFAEQMLHCSDDVINRKLSEVVPQLEDPDIIDLKQPGIGEFVEINGIQIVVNKIPVLVEGKFQAGIITLQEVSQIQKIETRIRREAHRKGLVATYDFSQMIGESRILLATKKLALGYAKVQSNVLLVGETGTGKELFAQSIHRASERCNRPFVAVNCAALPESLLESELFGYVGGSFTGASKTGKMGLFELAHTGTIFLDEISEMSLHLQGRLLRVIEEREIMRIGHDTVIPVDIRIIAATNRSLEELVEKNLFRKDLFYRLDVLRLNIPPLRKRKDDIFLLTKHFLIQYDELNGRSHHMLDPEVIPILKHLTWDGNIRQLRNVCERLSVVVSGTVIKSKDLLTCLGRVDDLKNSGAEYREDEEKQKILEVLSELKQNKAEAARHLGIDRSTLYRKLKKYGLA encoded by the coding sequence ATGTTTACAATAGAATTTATTGCCCCATACAAACATCTAGTTTCAGCTGTCGAGGAGGCTTTTAGTGAGCACCCAAAGCGTAATGAAATAAAGCATGTCGTTAACTTCAAAGGTGTTCCTGAAATACGTCGTAGTAGACTGGTAGGGGATATTTTTATTGCAAGAGGCTTAACAGCTTCCTACTTACATCAGTTGTGGAAAGATGCCACAGTCATCGAAGTCCCGATGAGTGGGTACGATATTCTTCGGGCAATGAATGAAGGGGTTAAGAAATTTGATTCAAAACGGATTGCCCTGATAGCGACTACTAATGCGGTATATGGAGTTGCCAATTTTTCCACTTCCTTTCTTCCTCCTGTAATGACCTACGAAATAGGCCCCCTAGATGATGTGAAACCACAAATTGAACAAGCTATTGCTGATGGTGCTGATTTGATTATTGGGGGAAATTCAGTCTATCTTACGGCTAAATCTATGGGGATGCCTGCTCAACGGATTGAAGTCGGTAAGGAAAGCGTACGCCAAGCAATTGATGAAGCATGGCGTATTTGGCACTCAAATATTGAGGAACGTGTTCGTGTACAAAGATTGAATGCATTAGTTGCAAATGTGCATGAAGGAATCATTACAGTCGACCAAAATAAGCGAATTACTGTCTGCAATCAATTCGCTGAACAAATGCTACACTGTAGCGATGATGTGATCAATCGAAAACTTTCAGAGGTTGTGCCCCAACTCGAAGACCCGGACATTATTGATCTTAAGCAACCTGGTATAGGAGAATTTGTCGAAATCAATGGGATTCAAATTGTTGTTAATAAGATCCCAGTATTAGTAGAAGGCAAATTTCAGGCAGGAATCATTACATTACAAGAAGTTTCTCAGATACAGAAAATTGAAACACGAATCCGCCGTGAAGCCCATAGGAAAGGGTTGGTAGCTACATATGATTTCTCCCAGATGATCGGTGAAAGTCGGATTCTACTAGCCACCAAAAAATTGGCATTAGGCTATGCGAAAGTACAATCGAACGTATTGCTGGTTGGAGAAACTGGCACTGGCAAAGAGCTTTTTGCCCAAAGTATTCACCGAGCAAGTGAGCGTTGTAATAGGCCTTTTGTTGCCGTCAATTGTGCCGCTTTACCGGAGTCACTATTGGAAAGCGAATTATTTGGCTATGTTGGAGGCTCCTTTACTGGAGCTTCCAAGACAGGAAAAATGGGGTTGTTTGAGCTAGCACACACAGGAACAATTTTTTTAGATGAGATATCTGAGATGAGTCTGCATCTACAAGGTCGATTACTCAGGGTCATTGAGGAACGGGAAATTATGCGTATAGGGCATGATACAGTCATTCCTGTTGATATTAGGATTATTGCTGCAACTAATAGGTCGTTAGAGGAATTGGTAGAAAAAAATCTATTTCGCAAAGATCTATTCTACCGATTGGATGTATTGAGGCTAAATATTCCCCCATTACGAAAGCGCAAAGACGATATTTTCTTGTTAACAAAGCATTTCCTTATCCAGTATGATGAACTGAATGGGCGTTCACATCATATGCTGGACCCTGAAGTAATCCCTATTCTAAAGCATCTTACATGGGATGGTAATATCCGACAGCTTCGGAATGTCTGTGAACGATTGTCGGTAGTGGTCTCCGGTACCGTTATTAAATCTAAAGATCTCCTCACCTGTCTTGGAAGAGTTGATGATTTGAAGAATTCTGGTGCGGAGTATAGGGAAGATGAAGAAAAACAGAAGATACTCGAAGTTTTGTCTGAATTGAAACAAAACAAAGCAGAAGCTGCACGTCACTTGGGAATTGATCGCTCCACATTGTATAGGAAACTAAAAAAATATGGACTCGCCTAA
- a CDS encoding tripartite tricarboxylate transporter substrate binding protein: protein MKKISVLLVCVLAIAGSLWANGAAEAAVYPDRPIEFVIPGSAGGGSDILGRTITDIIQKYDLVDQTITVVNKGGGASAVSHGYVNAKSDVNYYLLTCNSANMLSMHVNQSMSPKGPFTPIANMALDDILLVARADGEFPDWKSVEEVIKGNPGSLTVGLADDLDAMALALLEENANVDFNTTAYFSSSGEVATALLGGHLDLAILNPVECIGLVEGGRLIGIGSFAPNDMEPPFEATPTFKALGYPKVIMQMSRSVIGPAGMSEEAQQYWSDVMGKVAATDEWKTGYIDRNVLQNQYMNTEDFAQFYSETEKMLLDFAKKLEIL, encoded by the coding sequence ATGAAGAAAATTTCTGTACTGTTGGTTTGTGTTCTTGCAATTGCAGGATCACTGTGGGCAAATGGCGCTGCTGAGGCGGCTGTGTATCCTGATAGACCCATCGAATTTGTTATTCCAGGAAGTGCTGGTGGTGGTAGTGATATCTTGGGCAGAACTATTACTGATATTATTCAGAAATACGATCTTGTCGATCAGACCATTACAGTTGTAAACAAGGGGGGTGGGGCAAGTGCTGTATCTCACGGGTATGTGAATGCGAAGTCTGATGTAAATTACTATTTGCTTACTTGTAACTCTGCGAACATGCTTTCGATGCATGTGAACCAGAGTATGTCTCCTAAGGGACCTTTTACCCCAATCGCCAATATGGCTCTGGACGATATCCTGTTGGTAGCACGTGCTGATGGAGAATTCCCTGATTGGAAGAGTGTTGAAGAGGTAATTAAAGGAAATCCTGGTTCACTAACTGTAGGGCTCGCAGATGACCTGGATGCAATGGCACTTGCTCTTCTTGAGGAAAATGCTAATGTAGATTTTAATACCACGGCTTACTTTTCTTCCAGTGGTGAAGTAGCAACTGCCCTGCTGGGTGGTCACCTCGACTTGGCAATCCTTAACCCTGTTGAGTGTATTGGTTTGGTTGAGGGAGGTCGTCTAATCGGGATTGGTTCGTTTGCACCAAACGATATGGAACCACCTTTTGAGGCCACTCCTACCTTCAAAGCTTTAGGATATCCCAAAGTTATCATGCAAATGTCCCGTTCAGTTATTGGCCCAGCTGGCATGAGCGAGGAAGCTCAACAGTATTGGAGTGATGTAATGGGAAAGGTAGCTGCAACTGATGAGTGGAAAACTGGGTACATCGATAGAAATGTTTTGCAGAATCAATATATGAATACTGAAGACTTTGCTCAGTTCTATTCAGAAACAGAAAAAATGCTTCTTGATTTTGCCAAGAAACTGGAAATTCTCTAA
- a CDS encoding tripartite tricarboxylate transporter TctB family protein, with the protein MEIVINLLIFLLAGYWFQQGIAVYKFWGNNQPGSGFIPVLFALVLMGMSLLLLVRAILHRKKDDTKEPQAVSDQDSAKIPLWIRPLIPAGYAVVSIGALVLLGVIPAMFLTSFVWMKWVSKVPLVKSLTISAIVTVFVYLIFVFWLRIPFPRGIFGM; encoded by the coding sequence ATGGAGATCGTAATCAATCTCTTGATTTTCTTACTTGCTGGGTATTGGTTCCAACAAGGGATTGCAGTGTATAAGTTTTGGGGAAATAACCAGCCAGGCAGTGGTTTTATACCAGTACTATTTGCGCTGGTGCTCATGGGGATGTCTCTATTACTCCTTGTTCGAGCAATTTTGCACAGGAAGAAGGATGATACGAAAGAGCCCCAAGCAGTGAGTGACCAAGATTCTGCAAAAATACCTCTTTGGATACGTCCATTGATTCCTGCAGGATATGCAGTGGTATCGATTGGTGCTCTGGTTTTATTGGGGGTTATCCCGGCGATGTTCCTTACTTCATTCGTTTGGATGAAATGGGTCAGTAAAGTACCATTAGTAAAATCATTGACTATTTCAGCAATAGTAACAGTATTCGTGTATCTGATATTCGTCTTTTGGCTGAGAATCCCTTTCCCTCGCGGAATTTTTGGAATGTAA